CCACCGATaatgtgtaaaattaaatagattttagtaCCATTTGCATAGAAAATTCATAAAAAGTTTGTGTATATAATTATCAGGTTTAATATCAAACAATTATTCCTCTCAacacaagatttttttactttttccgAGAAACCTATTTAAATTATTGCAACAGATTAacatagcaaatattttttcaatactcaTTTTGTCATTACTCGGGTCTACTGgcgtaatatatttaaaatattacgtcAGAAGACCTGTTTCTTCACCCTTTTATTCGGCTTCACCTTCTTGACCTTGCTACAGAACTCGCGCTCGTCATAATTATATACATCACCGGCTAAGCATCAGGTATTGTATAGAATTCGTaggaaatgtataaatataaaatatttcatacattgCCTACACgttttaggtattttatacATTGACTAGGCATTATATAGAATGCCGGGATATACACATTGTCCGTAACATATACACtgaacaaattaacaaaataacataaacaaaataacgGATCTGTGACTCTGCTATGATGGCCTTTACAGCATGACAACTTAGTGTTAAATATAGTAAGAAAACTAAGTACTATGATTGTGCCTTCACACGTCAAGTAGgcctatacatatacatacatatttattttaatttatagtatatatttctaaaatagactatataatatttaaccACCTTATAAAACTATTTTCGTCACAAACGAGATGCTTAACATCACTTAACTAATAGAACAACGTCTAAAGCTTTAAAAGCTTTGCAATACTTCAAGCTGttgtaatattttagaattattgtttatttaaatacaaataataaataaattcacaaatggaaaaataaagatgatttattttttacatcagtgcattaaaactaacaaaaatgaCAAGTATTTTCATAAGTTTACCATTAAACTGGTAATTTTATAGGCACTAGAATATAATTTTACAGAATGTCTACATAAACATTAAATAGGTAACcgaaagttaaaatatttattatattctttaacgatCGTgcccaatatttaataaatatactcatTGTAAATTCTActtagtattaattaatatgttacttaaaaatacatacagtcgaCCATAGGACCATTTCATTCACTGTAGGGTGCCTTTCGACTAGTGATAATTATGTTTGTAACTAATCTAAAAGTATAATTCCAAGATTTTAATAGGCTTTTATAGCTAGCTTTTTTACGTGCACAAGCCAAAGAAGATAACCAAGTAGTCCAACTAAGTAGGTATACGCGTGTAATCTAGTAGCGATACGGCGTGACGTTCATCGAACGTTAACACAGATGCAATTCTGCTATTTTAGACTCGTCGACGGACTTTTCACGTATAGTGATTATATGCTCTTTGAAACTTTGCGCCTATAACACGTGTTGTTCGgatttgaactttatgtatCAAGGATGTAAAATTacaatgtcactaacaacgaaacGAACGATGTGACagcattataaatttattacggACTAACCACTATGGCCAGTGACGCAACTATAGAATGGCAGTTCTCGCAAAATGTCATGGGCCTACCATGGGCTACTACTACTTGCAGAAATAATctagcaattaaaaaaatataggtacctgATATTACATTTTTTCTGAGGCCAATGAATTTGCCACGGGCCTTAGATTTTATAGTAACGCCAATGACttatattaaatagataaagAGCTCAATAAAGTGTGACGTGTAAATACACAGAGCATGCTGGGAcgctattttgtttttcagaaattaTATTTCGTAGAATAAAGAGCCAATCAATGCGTatgatggatgtgtggtgtgacaagaatagataaaataaggaatgagtatataagaggaagtctgaaggtggcgccagtgacagaaaaattgaggagtagaaggttaggttggtatggacatgtaatgcgtagagaggaaagtcatattattagaaaaatgttgaatgtgccagtggaaggtcataagaggagaggaaggccaaagaagagatggttgaattgtgtgaaagaggacatgtgtgtaaaaggagtggatgatgagttaacgagtaatagagacgaatggaaaagattgacatatttttccgaccccacttaggAGGGATAAGGGTAaagagatgatgatgagaataAAGAGCCAATCAACTCAAGTGTTACTATTCTGGGGAATGCGTATTCTGCAGTAGTCAGACCGTGAAGAAAAGCTATAATACTTATATGCACACCTTACCCACTTCGCTGCACTACTTAGCTTtggttaatatattatgtatttaattccGCAGCCGCTATGCTATATCAAATATCTTTGGTAGAAGTTCACGCTAAATGTATTTCCTGTAGTAGGCGTTTATATGCTATCACATTATATCATGTCTCAATGGAAACATAgaaagtttattataaatttctaATTTAACCAGGTAGTGGCGCTTCTTCATAGAAATCTGGTTCATCATCTTTGTCAATGTCTTTTTGGGCACCGTCCAACTGtcgaaaagaaaatattatgaacAACATTTTCAAATAACTATTTGTAATACGTTCGACTTATTTATAGCACAAATCTTATTTTAAAACGCTTTTAAATATTCGTTGCATAATCAGTCACCGCTACACTCTTCCATCAACTTGCTAATGTAATTACgcgaaatataaatagaaacatTTTCATAACATAAATCATGATTTTGCAATATTTAGAACATACAGAACGCCCGTGACTTCTAAGTCGACTAATCTATGTAAAACACATATAAATGCATACAGATAGACAcgtaagataataaatattcaatgtGTTTTCTCACGCTGTACACTATTGtattttaacttttcagttatgtgcattttaagaaattaaatataacgtgtctcaaacggtgaaggaaaaacattgtgaggaaacctgcataccagagaaatttcttaattctctgcgtgtgtgaagtttgccaatccatattgggctagcgtggtggactattggcctaacccctctcattctgagaggagactcgagctctgcagtgagccgaatatagaatTATAATGATGTAGTAAACATACCGCTCGTAACTGCAAAGGCGTGAAGACGTGAACAAGAGACATGCGCAGGGGTACCATGAGCACCAAAAAGAACGGGAGGGCGAGTGAAAATGGCGACATCTTTACACCGTAGAGTAGACAGATTCCAAGGAATTGAATTATCGTGAACAGATGCATCTTGAATGTCGGAACctgaaaagttaattaaaaaaagaggtaaatataaatataatcgactagctgacgcagcgcggtttcactcgcgtgttTCTCGTTCCCGATggaatagggggataatatatagccttcctcggtaaatgggctgaaacaaacactgaaagaattttttaaatcagaccaatagttcctgagattattgcgttcaagcaaacaaacaaactcttcagctttattatattatagtaggtatagatattcTGCAATACtcattaattatgtttaatacAAGGCCATActttcaactttttttatatatgataaatagtccactaatcattttcaAGACGATACACATGAaggattgataaaaaaaattaagctctTTAGTAGTACACAAATCAATCTTTACAagtcgcgacaaaaagtatcctataacctatttcttattatggtctcaaatcgtggtaagtttcatttaaattcattcagtagtttaagCATGATGCCCGGTCCACAAAAGTATTGACTTGACAGGTAGATAGATagacaaataataaacaaaaaaatatatattttttgattcaATATCAATTATGTATAATGCAGTCCAACAAAACGAAAAATTCATAAGTTTAAGACATTGCATGCAGAGCaatatttgcaaaaatattttctaaataggacaccatttaaaatattattaataactaaactTATAAAGTATAGGCATGTATTGACTATTGCGTTTAATAATTTGGATTTTAATGTACAAATATACTTACTCTTCGAACATATGGTACTTGCGGGTGATGTTTCACAGGTTTCAGTAGTAAAATGAATCGATCCCAGAATTGAATGCCTCCAAGTGCGGAAATACCCATGTAGAGGAATACTCCGAACAGCACAGCCATTGGCACCAACCTCAGCCAGCTGGACGCTAACACGGAAATGCCAACAAGCAGAGCAACCAGGAGACCAGTCAAACGTTgttctgcaaaaaaaaaatgattttctaaGAATATTTGCTtagcttttgtttttatatacgaccaatactcccattcccctccaactaggggcggggatcgaaccaccacccctcggtgatgagtctgaccgctttaccattaagctattgaggctcaaatgCAGAATCTCTTTCATCAGAGTAAatgaaaaacacttttaaattCTCACAGAGAATGctttgtgaagtgaagtgctTTTGATATaatcagaggcacaattatccgcccaatTTAATATACTGGCGTcaattaaagtgggcggataattgtgcctctgagtatatatgaaATATTCTACAGTCGATTGtctttttacaaacgctaacgcttggaaaactaacaaaatgtgaCAATGTGGAATGACAGATTCGATAAAcaagttgatcacgtgacatgtcGATAGTGAGTGTCATCcctataaatttgtttttaattttggaagtgttagtgtttgtagaaagagaatcgatgtgtcaCATGGCTGCAGacccagcccccctagccaagtggcacgtcgattctctttctacgatcgctaacgcttcgaaaactagaaatatgaAACTAGGaataacatttgctatcgacaggtcacatgatcaagatctgtcattcccatacatttttatagtttttgaagcgttagttACAAAAGAATGAGAtcggttttattaaaaatgttaatccTCCAAAAACTGAGTTTCTGGCGGCCCTCGCTTGAGTTTCTTGAGGACCTATGTCTTACAGATactttaagtttatatttatagtaagcCTCGTTGGCCCAGCCCGAAGTTGTTGGTGGTGTAACACTCTTCTGCCTCGGCGAGCACGTCAATCCATCGGTCCCGGTCACTGACATTAACATCTGGTAGTACGGCCGTTAACGAATTTAACACCACCACCTTAAGCCCGCTGACCCGTATTGGTTCAGCGTGATGGATCAAAGCTCTATTTCCTCGCTTATAGGGATTGAGACCTGGCCCTATAGTGGGCATTTAAAATGCTGATgaggctgattatgatgaaaataatCACCTTTGACTTCCACAATGTGAGGTTTGTCACCAGGAGCGTGGGTTGTGGACATAACGGTTAGGGCGGACACGTGGCTGACCGATCGCACCGTCGCCACACACTGCCAGGGCGCCCCGAACATTCCACACACACCATTCACTAGTGACATCACCACGATATCCATGTGGAATCCGCTGCCTTTCTTCAGCTTACGTTCAGGCTTGTCAATGATGAGCCTATAAATATACACATTAATCTTCTAAAAACTTAaacttattaatgaaaaaactaTATTTCGCAAGACAATATAATTCGCTCAACTCGCACAGCTTTTTAGTAAAGAATTGACTAAATTCTAACACCATGAGTACTCATGCCCTAATAATAactttacatacatatttaatagtaaAGAAAGGTAAAATAAGTAGGCTTTCAtcaaaataaacagtaaaagaTTTGCCCGTCTTTTTGACCTTTCATATATATCTATAAAAGCGTTCTTACTCAGCGATATGAGTTTCCATAAAAACAATGATGTAGACCATGAATGCTGGCAAAGCCATAGCAAACGCTGCCCACATAGGGATCGTCTCTAGGCCAGGGTTTAGGGGCACCAGCCAAGAACGATCCGATGTTGGAGTTAGACCATCTGGAACTTTCAAATTATCCGTCCAAACTGGGACCAGACTCGATAATCCGACCATAAGGACAATTGAAATCGGCACACCAAAGTCACCAAGAGCACGACGAGcctgaaaatattaaacatttggAGTGATTAGGGTAAATTAGTTAGGTGAGTAAGGGTACATCACAGCATACAGTGGATGTGGTGGCGCGCTTTCCCTTCCATCTACCACTTCCCACAACCTTCTTAATGTTGTCGGGCCATCAAGTTGGAGGGAATCCTACAATGCGTTTACAGATTCACGTCTTGATTTTCATGACTAATCCCTTCTTACAAAAcagataatattatagtagaggATCCGTATCAGTATCGATCTTAACCTATCTGtatattgaatgaaaattttttatatcattaccagcggacgcccgcgactacgcccgcgtgaaattcagtttttcacaaatcccgcgggaacaatagattttccgggatgaaaagtagcatatgtgttaacccagagtaaaatctatttcaattccaaatttcagccaaatcgcttcagtagtagcgacgttaatgagtaacaaacatccaaacaaacatgcatacaaactttcgcgtttataatattagtaggattagtgcctatgttaaaaaatatatcgcaAGTAGGTTGCCACAAAATCTGGCtgaactatcattaatgataggcCAGGGGAGTTTGTgtataatggttaataatagatTGGCCAGGAAATTTCTAGACCTACTTAatacgtaatatatttttaacgtactaactttgatataaaacatttttcgtCCTATAAACAGATAAGTGAAGATAATACTTTCTACTCATAATACAGATCTTAGACTATTTAAGTTGATTCTTTGGATCATATTAACTGCTATGTACAGAATTTTACTAATGAGATaaaatatcttgaaaaataCTCACACTGCGTCCAAGGAACTTTCCATTTCGGAATATACGCAAGTAGTAAGCGAGGATAAAGGTGGACAACGTCAGTATTGTGGAAAATAGTGCTGTGTTCGGCTGTGGAAATAATATGTCGTGCGGCGGTGCAATCGGTGGTACAGGAGTCGTCGCGttacctaataatatatatacatgtTTAGTATAAGTTTATACATTTAACAaacaaatctaaaaataaaaagcagtGTATTTGTAATGCTTAATACATAAATTTTGTCACCTGTAAATGTGATGTTAGACGAGTCTGTTTCATTGATCACGTTTACATCAGTTGTATTCAAATTATGCTGACAATAATCATAGCCCAATGGATGAGCACGGTAGATGTTGATAATATTTGTTACGGGCTCCGATATGAAGATTAGAGATATAAGAAAGGCGAAGATATCCTCTGTGAATCTGTTGAACAACatcaaaaatgattttaatgaaagaatgatttcattttaatttatattttaattttaactacgaagtttttttttaaaatagactagcggacgctatGACTACGCTCTTCCGTTTGCGTGTAATCACGgattttttttcaggataaaaagcaAATCTTATTCCGCTTTATATAtgctttatatatatttttttttcaggataaaaagtacaTCTAAGTTCTGCTGTATgttccaatttatctctataacaAAAttgccgtgaaaaggtaacaaacggATAGACATATCCATTTTTAGTATGGGAGTATAGATGGATACTGGTATATGTAACTAACCTGGTAATCTTTTTAACAGCTACACTTCCTTCAACGGAGGCTACGCAAAGAGCGATAACGATCATCCATATGCCGCAATACATTCTTGCAGCCAAAAAGTTGAATCCGTAGGATCGACAGAAGACAAATAATGCATCATCAAGAAGTAACAACGGTCCCGTAGCACCAGTGATCATCATTGGTTGGCCAGCAACTAATGCAAAGAATACGTGACCGACACATGTAAACACctgcaaaaataattttgataattaagtAGTAAATTTAgataattacttcatcatcatcatcatcattatcagccgatggatgtccacagctggacataggcctcttgcatggacctccaagcataacggtctcgagccgccagcatccagcggtttcctgcgatccgcttgatgtcctcagtccacctagtggggggccgaccaacactgcgctttgataattaattaatattcgtGTTTTCATAGAgctgaaattaatttatttaggtcTACTAGTTATTATTACAGTATTTAGTTACATGTAAGACTGGACAATCTTATAAAAGTAGACACGGAATCTTACAtccttaaaaataaatgaaaaaatgtgaAGTTAGATTAATTTACAagtatttactaaataaaatatttagtaatagTAGTATTTAAGGCGTCATCTTTAGATTTTTCTATATTATGTGGTagtaatagaaatattttttaaaggtttaCAAAAACTTACGAGAGTTTCAGATATCCcaatttgtttgcttgttttctCAGCTAATAAACCGCCAAAAGTGATAGCAGATGAGAGAGCCGCGAAGTACATGAAAATTGTAGCCGCAGCGCACTGTCCATTCAATGCATCAGTGAAGTCCGACAAATAATATGGGTAGCGTCGTTTCATGTCTCTTATAACACCTgcaatagtaaataataataataattctttatttcaggtgtactctctctctctagacggtccctcatgactgaggatcgtgaccaccttggcgagtcatcgtttggtttacaatgctcctccatcgagtacggtcgctggctaggttatacacccatttaaaatatacagatattaaataataaatctataataaagtacctaataatataaatattaattaattaggtatttacaatATAACATTTCTATATGagagcaaacattttttttttcatttcttgttCCTATCGCGATGCACGGTAAGCCAATACTTTAAGATAGGGTTTTCACGGCACTCTGAGCATACACTGAGGATTTCATTACGAGAATTCCGGATACGGGCCCAAAAAGCCGCAATTCGCGATCTGACGTAAAacagctattattattattatcacgaAAGTTCAAGTAAAATAAtgaagtttataataataagtactagCTGTGCTCTGCGGATTCAGTCGCATATAGTCAGAGATctctagaacattttgtactcctgattactaacaagcaattttttcgtgagtagcttcatctcgatgagacgatcaacttttttatttacgaaaattcttgattctggtagctaactgagttatcaggaaatgaaaatttcagagcgtcgaAACGTGATACTGAATCACGCAATTTGCATTGTGTCTGTTAAGtcgtataactattaattaatcaacactAAAAAGAACATCTGGTTAGAAAaacttttgttactctaccctcctcccaacttgtatcaataacgaggttattaaaacttgttacattgtcctacaaattgcggtACATTATTTCGTAAAAATTAGCTtattagtaatcaggtgtacaaaacgttctagggatccctgactaatataatttataacaaaattaccATTGACATTTAAACACACCAAATTTTTAACATATACCAATATTACAGGTAGAGGAGGTACAGATTGCAATCTCACCTCCAAAAAGACGACCAGTTTTTGACAGAGGATCATCAGGTTCTTTCTCTGGAAAACCTCCAGTTTCTGCAGCTAATAGAGCCTTTTTATCGTCTAATGGAGGAGACACAATATCGGCTTCCCTTTTTCGTTGTAAAGCATCTTGTTTCCTTTTTCTGATCTGTTCGCTTTTAGCTCTCAGTTCTTCGAAGGGTAATAAAGCCTGGCGTTCCCAATCACCAGGTGGCAATACAATAGAGTCATCTAAGAACTCGTTTATTGCTGATAATAAATCACGTCTACTGTCTGTTTTGTATGCAATGGAATGGAATGCAGGATTCGACATAAGGGTTGAGATGGACCGACCGACTTCATGGTAGTCCAGGTCTGCTTCTGCTGGACCGAGAAGAATGAACATAAAACGAACAGGTATGGGAATTTCTGTGATAGACGGCATCAAGATGCCCTGCGCGAGACGTACGAATGCAATCGTTGGCTGATCGAGAAAACCAACTGCACCAACGAGTACAGTGGTTGCTTCCGCATCTCCTGGAATACGTTTCATTATGGAATCATTGTGGCCTCGTTTTAGTTCTTCCTGTGATCCTACTGCAGCACTTGTTGCCAAATATTCCACTTCTTGCATGTCCAATGCCGCGCCAGATGACTTCTTGCGGGCATCGAGTTTGTCAAGTGGCAGCGCGTAAGAGCTTCGTCGCCGCTTCTGGTCCGCTAGATTCTGTATATTCAAAAGGAAACTGTGAGTTTTTAGAACAGCATTTGACAATTTATTGAATCAGTAACCAGCTACATATTTTTGAGTGAAGCGATTGTTTTTTTCCTGTTACTATTTTATACGTACACAGTATTGGGCTGGTATTTATGTTGCTGCTAATAATGTTTCACATATTTTATCAGTAGGTAATTTAtgagaagtaataaataaaaagtgaagCCTACTGAGGTAGTTAGGTAAGTCCCGGTTTCAATACCCGGATGATTATACTTTAAGAAATATCATGACTAATGTGTCTCAGAAgtaataaaaagagaaaattaAACAATACTAATCTTGGAGGCTTAATACTATAAAACATATTCTATAAACATAcatcatagactatatttcatGCGGCTAAGTTCGAAGTGAAGCGTTATTGACATCATGCTTGTGGATAAATGTGGATATAGATTCAGTAAGTGAATGATTGATATCGAAGATAGAAACAATTGTGTCTATAGTCATAGAGACAGCAATGAAGACTCTTTAATCTGTAAGAaattcatcatcgttatcatcatcagccttttCAATTCACAGCGACATTTTAAATCAACCATTTCTATCTGTTAAACGAGAGCTTGATTTAAAACTACTATGATTtctgactacaatcatgcctgatggaaacaATAATGAAGTCTAGGATGGTACCCGTTTACCTAgaaagtgcctattcactcttgcttaaAAGGTGTTCAGATTTATAGGTACACCGACGCCGGAGGGGCAATTCATACCTGGATATACTGAACAAAACGATGTATTACGTAATTGATAATCTAAATTACATCAGTCACTAAAACATCTATGTACGAGTAAATTAGATACTCACATCTACGAACTAtttaaagagaaaataaaagtcACGAGCTATGGAATAATCGGTCAGCCCTAACAGACCTTTCACACTAGCGCGTTTGTTGTTAAGACGCAACCTAAATAAACAATATCAAGCCTCAATATCAAGTGTTACTTAAATCCAAGGTATTTATTATATGAGGTAGTGATCTGAAAatgatatttataaaagaacTATATTCTTAGAGCTTACAGCCCTTCATCGCTCTATATTTTTCATCCCCTACGTGAAATTCTACAATTCCACTGATCATAGTCATTACTAAAAGTCTGAGCAATATTGAGCAAGGTCAAATTGTTTTGATACATACAGTTTGAACCCAAGAGCAAAagagaatttattttataaaaaaaaatattgccatatattttaaatatgaccaatattctcattcccctccaactagtcggcaaATACTGTATTAGTAGTGGATATGACTACAgactaacggggcggggatcgaaccactacccctcggtgatgagtcccaACTCCGAGTTACcattaagctattgaggctattagaTATTACTACCTATTATCTAcatatctttgcagtgcgtataaggattGAGAAAGAAACCCAACCACTTAGTAGGCGATAGTATCAAGGGTTATTAAGTAGCGGTGcggatctctgcgatgccttgCAATTCAATGGTAGAACGGTGAACGAGGAATGAGATCAAACAGTACCTGAGTACACTCTCCAAAATAGATTTTGTTGATTATCAAcaaacctaccgacaaagacgtaccgccaagcgatttagcgttccggtacgatgtcgtgtagaaaccgaaagggttgtggattttcatcctcctcctaacaagttagcccgcttccatcttagattgcatcatcacttaccatcagttgagattgtagtcaagggctaacttgtaaagaataaaaaaaaaactttttttcgaCTAGTGTAAAGGGTTTTTCCTTTCGCAACCTAGGTAAGTGGAGCCGGTCACACGAAACCCAACGAAACTCTGCAAAATATGGGTACGCCTGTTGGTTCTAGCatgaaagtgtttttcagatagcatgagtatggtgacagtcgcctgtatgacgttcataacaCGTAGTCTTATCGTGAAgcacggcaaactttcaagagtgaaactgtcacccgcaccaacCTActtgaaacgaactgtaatatCCAAACAACGTCTACGCTGAAAATACGCCAGTGTAAACGGTttctatacctatctatgtg
This genomic interval from Bicyclus anynana chromosome Z, ilBicAnyn1.1, whole genome shotgun sequence contains the following:
- the LOC112053636 gene encoding band 3 anion transport protein isoform X1, which codes for MSSGKRKLSFLGFAPQGDGEDELRLDEEMDRVVWSDPGPLPPRLQNSGEPLRDVAAPPPYAQGASQPSSSDLSPASAHPTSSSDAQMSGSASPGSPREDERHVQFDEDDVAPAVDPLDDANDERRNQRHARHLHAHKSRKYSLQEGARGGGIDLERRIGTALTEEPLPEADQDELHSHRSDDPRTPRRHRMQPRGSTVHVGRKDGSDNVQNIFSDATLKKMYDHSPHSVFVQLDELLATADGDAEWKETARWIKYEEDVEEGSARWGRPHVASLSFHSLLNLRRCLENGVVLLDLDEKDLPGVAYRVVESMVTEGLIEEDDKPVVMRSLLLRHRHVHDGERFRFSISGRGKHSSYTSLQSLWMDEGPAVGAHGARPRCSVCSTGFGACRRHSAHILNLADQKRRRSSYALPLDKLDARKKSSGAALDMQEVEYLATSAAVGSQEELKRGHNDSIMKRIPGDAEATTVLVGAVGFLDQPTIAFVRLAQGILMPSITEIPIPVRFMFILLGPAEADLDYHEVGRSISTLMSNPAFHSIAYKTDSRRDLLSAINEFLDDSIVLPPGDWERQALLPFEELRAKSEQIRKRKQDALQRKREADIVSPPLDDKKALLAAETGGFPEKEPDDPLSKTGRLFGGVIRDMKRRYPYYLSDFTDALNGQCAAATIFMYFAALSSAITFGGLLAEKTSKQIGISETLVFTCVGHVFFALVAGQPMMITGATGPLLLLDDALFVFCRSYGFNFLAARMYCGIWMIVIALCVASVEGSVAVKKITRFTEDIFAFLISLIFISEPVTNIINIYRAHPLGYDYCQHNLNTTDVNVINETDSSNITFTGNATTPVPPIAPPHDILFPQPNTALFSTILTLSTFILAYYLRIFRNGKFLGRSARRALGDFGVPISIVLMVGLSSLVPVWTDNLKVPDGLTPTSDRSWLVPLNPGLETIPMWAAFAMALPAFMVYIIVFMETHIAELIIDKPERKLKKGSGFHMDIVVMSLVNGVCGMFGAPWQCVATVRSVSHVSALTVMSTTHAPGDKPHIVEVKEQRLTGLLVALLVGISVLASSWLRLVPMAVLFGVFLYMGISALGGIQFWDRFILLLKPVKHHPQVPYVRRVPTFKMHLFTIIQFLGICLLYGVKMSPFSLALPFFLVLMVPLRMSLVHVFTPLQLRALDGAQKDIDKDDEPDFYEEAPLPG
- the LOC112053636 gene encoding band 3 anion transport protein isoform X2, with protein sequence MSSGKRKLSFLGFAPQGDGEDELRLDEEMDRVVWSDPGPLPPRLQNSGEPLRDVAAPPPYAQGASQPSSSDLSPASAHPTSSSDAQMSGSASPGSPREDERHVQFDEDDVAPAVDPLDDANDERRNQRHARHLHAHKSRKYSLQEGARGGGIDLERRIGTALTEEPLPEADQDELHSHRSDDPRTPRRHRMQPRGSTVHVGRKDGSDNVQNIFSDATLKKMYDHSPHSVFVQLDELLATADGDAEWKETARWIKYEEDVEEGSARWGRPHVASLSFHSLLNLRRCLENGVVLLDLDEKDLPGVAYRVVESMVTEGLIEEDDKPVVMRSLLLRHRHVHDGERFRFSISGRGKHSSYTSLQNLADQKRRRSSYALPLDKLDARKKSSGAALDMQEVEYLATSAAVGSQEELKRGHNDSIMKRIPGDAEATTVLVGAVGFLDQPTIAFVRLAQGILMPSITEIPIPVRFMFILLGPAEADLDYHEVGRSISTLMSNPAFHSIAYKTDSRRDLLSAINEFLDDSIVLPPGDWERQALLPFEELRAKSEQIRKRKQDALQRKREADIVSPPLDDKKALLAAETGGFPEKEPDDPLSKTGRLFGGVIRDMKRRYPYYLSDFTDALNGQCAAATIFMYFAALSSAITFGGLLAEKTSKQIGISETLVFTCVGHVFFALVAGQPMMITGATGPLLLLDDALFVFCRSYGFNFLAARMYCGIWMIVIALCVASVEGSVAVKKITRFTEDIFAFLISLIFISEPVTNIINIYRAHPLGYDYCQHNLNTTDVNVINETDSSNITFTGNATTPVPPIAPPHDILFPQPNTALFSTILTLSTFILAYYLRIFRNGKFLGRSARRALGDFGVPISIVLMVGLSSLVPVWTDNLKVPDGLTPTSDRSWLVPLNPGLETIPMWAAFAMALPAFMVYIIVFMETHIAELIIDKPERKLKKGSGFHMDIVVMSLVNGVCGMFGAPWQCVATVRSVSHVSALTVMSTTHAPGDKPHIVEVKEQRLTGLLVALLVGISVLASSWLRLVPMAVLFGVFLYMGISALGGIQFWDRFILLLKPVKHHPQVPYVRRVPTFKMHLFTIIQFLGICLLYGVKMSPFSLALPFFLVLMVPLRMSLVHVFTPLQLRALDGAQKDIDKDDEPDFYEEAPLPG